One Mycolicibacterium parafortuitum DNA segment encodes these proteins:
- a CDS encoding virulence factor Mce family protein → MRVLEGSNRLRSGLMGIIILIIVIGVGQSFASVPMLFAKPTYYAEFTDTGGVNTGDKVRIAGVDVGDVRSLEIDGDRVLIGYSLGGTEIGTDSRVAIRTDTILGRRNLEIEPRGSEPLRANGVLPLGQTTTPYQLYDAVFDVSNNAAGWDTATVRDSLNVLSETIDQTYPHLSAALDGVARFSDTIGKRDEQIKQLLANANKVAGVLGNRSEQINQLFVNAQTLLAAVNERNYAVSQLLERVDRFSSQVRGFIDDNPNLNRVLEQLRVISDILNERKLDLTDTLSSLSKFMVSLGEALASGPYFKVMLANLAPYWILQPFVDAAFKKRGIDPEEFWRNAGLPAFRFPDPNGVGFENGAPPPSPAAIEGTPENPGPAVPPGSPCSYTPPADGLPRPGNPLPCAGLTQGPYGDVPGGYPPPNVVTSAPNQHGPQPSPGVPAAAIPGQMSPNVPGARPPLPEAPPGARTVPLAPQPSAPDFTPGIAPLPPALTGPPPPAGPGPSPGPAGQPLLPGNPPFLPPGSQG, encoded by the coding sequence ATGAGAGTCCTCGAAGGTTCCAACCGCCTCCGCAGCGGGTTGATGGGCATCATCATCCTGATCATCGTGATCGGGGTGGGGCAGAGCTTCGCGAGCGTGCCGATGCTGTTCGCGAAGCCCACCTACTACGCGGAGTTCACCGACACCGGCGGTGTCAACACCGGCGACAAGGTCCGCATCGCCGGCGTGGACGTCGGCGATGTTCGGTCGCTGGAGATCGACGGCGACCGGGTCCTGATCGGCTATTCGCTGGGCGGCACCGAGATCGGCACCGACAGCCGGGTCGCGATCCGCACCGACACCATCCTGGGGCGGCGCAACCTGGAGATCGAGCCGCGCGGTTCAGAGCCGTTGCGCGCCAACGGGGTCCTGCCGCTCGGGCAGACCACCACGCCGTACCAGCTCTACGACGCGGTGTTCGACGTCAGCAACAACGCCGCCGGCTGGGACACCGCGACGGTGCGCGACTCGCTGAACGTGCTCTCGGAGACCATCGACCAGACCTACCCGCACCTGAGCGCGGCGCTCGACGGGGTCGCCAGGTTCTCCGACACCATCGGCAAGCGCGACGAGCAGATCAAGCAGCTGCTCGCCAACGCCAACAAGGTCGCCGGGGTGCTGGGCAACCGCAGCGAGCAGATCAACCAGCTGTTCGTCAACGCGCAGACGCTGCTGGCCGCGGTCAACGAACGCAACTACGCGGTGAGCCAACTGCTCGAGCGCGTCGACCGGTTCTCGTCGCAGGTCCGCGGGTTCATCGACGACAACCCGAACCTCAACCGCGTCCTCGAGCAGCTGCGGGTGATCAGCGACATCCTCAACGAGCGCAAGCTCGACCTCACCGACACGCTGTCGTCGCTGTCGAAGTTCATGGTGTCGCTGGGCGAGGCGCTGGCCTCGGGCCCGTACTTCAAGGTCATGCTGGCCAACCTGGCCCCGTACTGGATCCTGCAGCCGTTCGTCGACGCCGCGTTCAAGAAGCGCGGGATCGACCCGGAGGAGTTCTGGCGCAACGCCGGTCTGCCCGCATTCCGGTTCCCGGATCCCAACGGCGTCGGCTTCGAGAACGGCGCACCGCCGCCGTCACCCGCGGCGATCGAGGGCACTCCGGAAAACCCCGGCCCCGCGGTGCCGCCCGGCTCGCCGTGCTCGTACACCCCGCCCGCCGACGGGCTGCCGCGTCCGGGCAACCCGCTGCCGTGCGCCGGCCTCACCCAGGGTCCGTACGGTGACGTGCCCGGTGGCTACCCGCCGCCGAACGTCGTCACCTCGGCGCCGAATCAGCATGGCCCGCAACCGTCTCCGGGCGTCCCCGCGGCCGCCATCCCGGGTCAGATGTCCCCGAACGTGCCGGGCGCGCGTCCGCCGCTGCCGGAGGCACCGCCCGGTGCCCGCACCGTGCCGTTGGCCCCGCAGCCGTCGGCGCCGGACTTCACGCCAGGTATCGCACCGCTGCCGCCGGCGCTGACCGGTCCGCCGCCGCCCGCGGGCCCCGGCCCGTCGCCCGGCCCCGCGGGGCAGCCGCTGCTTCCGGGCAATCCGCCGTTCCTCCCACCGGGATCGCAAGGGTAG
- a CDS encoding virulence factor Mce family protein produces the protein MKITGTAIKLGAFALVLLMFTALIIVVFGQVRFDRTTGYTAIFSNASGLRSGQFVRASGVEVGKVKDVTLLEGGSKVKVDFAVDRSLELFDETTASIRYLNLIGDRYLELSRGDSNTRMPAGGTIPVERTQPALDLDALIGGFRPVFQSLEPEKVNTIAQSIITVFQGQGGTINDILDQTASLTAALADRDQAIGEVINNLNTVLDTTVRHQQQFDDTVKNFEVLITGLKNRADPLATSVAEISDAAGTIGDLLADNRPLLQSTVSKLEVFQQPLVDQRDELNQLLEKLPDALAIIGRSGGVYGDFFNFYACDVTLKLNGLQPGGPVRTVKVWSQPSGRCTPQ, from the coding sequence ATGAAAATCACCGGTACCGCGATCAAGCTCGGCGCCTTCGCGCTGGTGCTGCTCATGTTCACCGCGCTCATCATCGTGGTGTTCGGTCAGGTGCGCTTCGACCGCACCACCGGCTACACGGCGATCTTCAGCAATGCCAGCGGTCTGAGGTCCGGCCAGTTCGTCCGCGCCTCCGGCGTCGAGGTCGGCAAGGTCAAGGACGTCACGCTGCTCGAGGGCGGCTCGAAGGTCAAGGTCGACTTCGCCGTCGACCGTTCGCTGGAGCTGTTCGACGAGACGACCGCCTCGATCCGCTACCTGAACCTGATCGGCGACCGCTACCTGGAACTGTCCCGCGGCGACAGCAACACGAGAATGCCTGCGGGCGGCACCATCCCGGTGGAGCGGACCCAGCCCGCACTGGACCTCGACGCGTTGATCGGTGGCTTCCGGCCGGTGTTCCAGTCGCTGGAGCCGGAGAAGGTCAACACCATCGCGCAGTCGATCATCACGGTCTTCCAGGGGCAGGGCGGCACCATCAACGACATTCTCGACCAGACCGCGTCGCTGACCGCGGCACTGGCCGACCGCGACCAGGCCATCGGCGAGGTGATCAACAATCTGAACACCGTGCTGGACACCACTGTTCGTCATCAGCAGCAGTTCGACGACACGGTCAAGAATTTCGAGGTGCTGATCACCGGCCTGAAGAACCGGGCCGATCCGCTCGCCACATCGGTCGCCGAGATCAGCGATGCCGCAGGCACGATCGGTGATCTGCTCGCAGACAACCGGCCGCTGCTGCAGAGCACGGTCAGCAAGCTGGAGGTGTTCCAGCAGCCGCTGGTCGATCAGCGCGATGAGCTCAACCAGCTGCTGGAGAAGCTGCCCGACGCGCTGGCCATCATCGGCCGCTCCGGCGGTGTCTACGGCGACTTCTTCAACTTCTACGCCTGCGATGTGACCCTCAAGCTCAACGGATTACAGCCGGGAGGTCCCGTCCGCACGGTGAAGGTCTGGAGCCAGCCCTCGGGTAGGTGTACGCCGCAATGA
- a CDS encoding MCE family protein produces MTAPMNSRREPPYKIAGVVLALVTIAVLVLVYLQFRGDFLPRTQLTMISARSGLALDSGSKVTYNGVEIGKVGQVEETSVDGEPRAKIILEVNPKYLDLIPRNVNADITATTVFGTKYVSFSTPDNPVAQRITASDVIDVTSVTTEFNTLFETVVDIAAQVDPIKLNQTLTATAQALDGLGDRFGQSIVNGNEILAEINPQMPQIRRDNQLLADLGEVYADAAPDLFDGLQNAVTTARTLNAQRGDVDQALMAAVGFGNTGGDVFERSAPYLVRGAKDLIPTTALLDKYSPSIFCMMRNYHDVEPKIADALGGNGYSLKTHSQVLGLGAGNAYVYPDNLPRVNAKGGPGGRPGCWQPITRDLWPAPFLVLDTGASIAPYNHMELGQPLFTEYVWGRQVGEHTINP; encoded by the coding sequence ATGACCGCACCGATGAACTCGAGACGCGAACCGCCGTACAAGATCGCCGGCGTGGTGCTGGCGCTGGTCACCATCGCCGTGCTGGTGCTGGTGTACCTGCAGTTCCGTGGCGATTTCCTGCCGCGCACCCAGCTCACCATGATCTCGGCCCGGTCGGGTCTGGCCCTGGATTCGGGGTCGAAGGTCACCTATAACGGCGTCGAGATCGGCAAGGTCGGGCAGGTCGAGGAGACCAGTGTCGACGGCGAGCCGCGGGCGAAGATCATCCTCGAGGTCAACCCGAAGTACCTCGATCTGATCCCGCGCAACGTCAACGCCGACATCACCGCGACGACGGTCTTCGGCACCAAGTACGTCTCGTTCTCGACGCCGGACAACCCGGTGGCCCAGCGCATCACGGCGTCCGACGTGATCGACGTGACGTCGGTGACCACCGAGTTCAACACGCTGTTCGAGACGGTCGTCGACATCGCCGCGCAGGTCGACCCGATCAAGCTGAACCAGACGCTGACCGCGACCGCGCAGGCGCTCGACGGTCTCGGCGACCGTTTCGGCCAGTCGATCGTCAACGGCAACGAGATCCTCGCCGAGATCAACCCGCAGATGCCGCAGATCCGCCGTGACAACCAGCTGCTGGCCGACCTCGGTGAGGTCTACGCCGACGCCGCCCCGGATCTGTTCGACGGCCTGCAGAACGCGGTCACCACCGCCCGCACGCTCAATGCGCAACGCGGCGACGTCGACCAGGCGCTGATGGCCGCGGTCGGGTTCGGCAACACCGGCGGTGACGTCTTCGAGCGCAGCGCCCCGTATCTGGTGCGCGGCGCCAAGGACCTGATCCCGACCACGGCGCTGCTCGACAAGTACAGCCCGTCGATCTTCTGCATGATGCGCAACTACCACGACGTGGAGCCCAAGATCGCCGACGCCCTCGGCGGCAACGGCTACTCCCTGAAGACCCACTCGCAGGTGCTCGGGCTCGGCGCGGGCAACGCCTACGTCTACCCGGACAACCTTCCCCGCGTGAACGCCAAGGGCGGACCGGGCGGACGCCCGGGCTGCTGGCAGCCCATCACCCGCGACCTGTGGCCGGCGCCGTTCCTGGTGCTCGACACCGGTGCGTCCATCGCGCCGTACAACCACATGGAACTCGGCCAGCCGCTGTTCACCGAGTACGTCTGGGGACGCCAAGTCGGGGAGCACACGATCAACCCATGA
- a CDS encoding MlaE family ABC transporter permease, which translates to MADTAAVIRSRFPRGVARAERIVGAPARGLDSIGHVAWFVVTAVGSIGHAIRYYRKETLRLIAEIGMGTGAMAVVGGTVAIVGFVTLSGSSLVAIQGFASLGNIGVEAFTGFFAALINVRIAAPVVAGQALAATVGAGATAELGAMRISEEIDALEVMGIKSISYLVSTRIMAGFVVIIPLYAMAIIMSFLSAQATTTIFYGQSSGTYEHYFRTFLRPDDVFWSFVQAIIISVIVMLNHCYYGFYASGGPVGVGEAVGRSMRASLVAIVCVVLFASLALYGVDPNFNLTV; encoded by the coding sequence GTGGCCGATACCGCAGCAGTCATCCGGTCCCGGTTCCCCAGGGGCGTCGCCCGTGCCGAGCGGATCGTCGGCGCGCCGGCGCGCGGGCTCGACAGCATCGGCCACGTCGCGTGGTTCGTCGTCACCGCGGTCGGTTCGATCGGCCACGCAATTCGCTACTACCGCAAGGAAACTCTGCGCCTGATCGCCGAAATCGGTATGGGCACAGGCGCGATGGCCGTGGTCGGCGGCACCGTCGCGATCGTCGGCTTCGTCACGCTGTCGGGTTCCTCGTTGGTCGCGATCCAGGGCTTCGCGTCGCTGGGCAACATCGGTGTCGAGGCGTTCACCGGATTCTTCGCCGCGTTGATCAACGTGCGTATCGCCGCACCCGTGGTCGCGGGGCAGGCACTGGCGGCCACGGTGGGTGCGGGCGCGACCGCCGAGCTCGGCGCGATGCGGATCAGCGAGGAGATCGACGCGCTGGAAGTCATGGGCATCAAGTCGATCTCGTATCTGGTGTCGACGCGCATCATGGCCGGCTTCGTCGTGATCATCCCGCTCTACGCGATGGCGATCATCATGTCGTTCCTGTCGGCGCAGGCCACCACCACGATCTTCTACGGCCAGTCCTCCGGTACCTACGAGCACTACTTCCGCACGTTCCTGCGGCCCGACGACGTGTTCTGGTCGTTCGTGCAGGCGATCATCATCTCGGTCATCGTGATGCTGAACCACTGCTACTACGGCTTCTACGCCAGCGGCGGTCCGGTCGGTGTCGGCGAGGCCGTCGGCCGGTCCATGCGCGCATCGCTGGTCGCGATCGTGTGCGTGGTGCTGTTCGCCTCGTTGGCGCTCTACGGCGTCGACCCGAACTTCAATCTGACGGTGTAG
- a CDS encoding MlaE family ABC transporter permease, whose amino-acid sequence MTTTSGLPGYIREQVKPGLVAVGGFVRMCVLTGKASLRRPFQWREFILQSWFLLRVAFLPTVAVSIPLTVLLIFTLNILLTEFGAADISGAGAALGAVTQLGPLVTVLVVAGAGSTAICADLGARTIREEIDALEVLGIDPIHRLVVPRVIASTFVAMLLNGAVITIGLVGGFIFGVYLQNVSAGAYVSTLTLVTGLPEVLISLVKALTFGLIAGLVGCYRGLTVAGGAKGVGTAVNETLVLCVIALFAVNVVLTTIGVRFGTGS is encoded by the coding sequence TTGACGACGACTTCGGGCCTGCCGGGGTACATCCGCGAGCAGGTCAAGCCGGGTTTGGTCGCTGTCGGCGGCTTCGTGCGCATGTGCGTGCTCACCGGCAAGGCGTCGCTGCGTAGGCCGTTCCAGTGGCGCGAGTTCATCTTGCAGAGCTGGTTTTTGCTGCGAGTCGCCTTCCTGCCCACGGTCGCGGTGTCGATCCCGCTGACCGTGCTGCTGATCTTCACGCTGAACATCCTGCTCACCGAGTTCGGTGCGGCCGACATCTCCGGCGCGGGTGCCGCGCTCGGCGCCGTCACTCAGCTGGGTCCGCTGGTGACCGTGCTCGTGGTGGCCGGTGCCGGTTCGACGGCCATCTGCGCCGACCTCGGCGCCCGGACCATCCGTGAGGAGATCGACGCGCTCGAGGTGCTCGGCATCGATCCGATCCACCGCCTCGTCGTCCCCCGGGTGATCGCGTCGACGTTCGTCGCGATGCTGCTCAATGGCGCGGTCATCACCATCGGCCTGGTCGGCGGCTTCATCTTCGGCGTGTACCTGCAAAACGTGTCCGCGGGCGCCTACGTGTCCACGCTGACGTTGGTCACGGGCCTTCCGGAGGTCCTCATCTCGTTGGTCAAGGCGCTCACCTTCGGTCTGATCGCGGGCCTGGTCGGCTGCTACCGCGGCCTGACCGTGGCCGGCGGCGCCAAGGGTGTCGGCACCGCGGTGAACGAGACGCTGGTGCTGTGCGTGATCGCGCTGTTCGCGGTCAACGTGGTGCTGACGACCATCGGTGTTCGATTCGGGACGGGGAGCTGA
- the fadD5 gene encoding fatty-acid--CoA ligase FadD5: MERKPLTDPTGLFGSPTEQPNLARRRNWTNQLSRHALMQPGAPALRFLGRTTTWGELDRRVTALAGALHERGIGFGDRVLILMLNRTEFMEAVLATNKLGAIAVPVNFRMTPPEIAFLVSDCAATVVITESVLENVATAVRDIDPTLATVIVAGGASGDGVLDYDEVLATSTQEPPPVDIPDDSPALIMYTSGTTGRPKGAVLTHNNLTGQAMTLLFTNGADINHDIGFIGVPFFHIAGVGSIVSGLLLGRPTVIYPLGAFDPNELLDVLEAEKVTGIFLVPAQWQAVCAAQQAKPRDLKLRFLSWGAAPASDTLLRQMSETFPGAQILAAFGQTEMSPVTCMLLGDDALRKLGSVGKVIPTVEARIVDEDMNDVPIGQVGEIVYRASTLMAGYWNNPKATADAFAGGWFHSGDLVRQDEEGYIWVVDRKKDMIISGGENIYCAEVENALAAHPDIVEVAVIGRAHEKWGEVPVAVAVLRTSPGSSVGSQLALADLEQFLADRLARYKHPKVLEIVDALPRNPAGKVLKTELRARFAAVAGVDAGESSTAATVSASEQGS, translated from the coding sequence ATGGAGCGCAAGCCGTTGACCGACCCCACAGGCCTTTTCGGCTCACCGACCGAGCAGCCGAATCTCGCGCGCCGACGGAACTGGACCAACCAGCTCAGCCGCCACGCGTTGATGCAGCCCGGCGCCCCGGCGCTGAGGTTCCTCGGCCGGACCACTACGTGGGGTGAGCTGGACCGGCGGGTGACGGCGCTGGCCGGCGCGCTGCACGAGCGCGGAATCGGCTTCGGTGACCGCGTGCTGATCCTGATGCTCAACCGCACCGAATTCATGGAGGCGGTGCTCGCCACCAACAAGCTCGGGGCGATCGCGGTGCCGGTGAACTTCCGGATGACCCCGCCCGAGATCGCGTTCCTGGTCTCCGATTGCGCGGCCACCGTCGTCATCACCGAGTCGGTGCTGGAGAACGTCGCGACCGCGGTCCGCGACATCGACCCGACGCTCGCGACGGTCATCGTGGCCGGCGGTGCGAGCGGCGACGGCGTGCTCGACTACGACGAGGTGCTGGCGACCTCGACCCAGGAGCCGCCGCCGGTCGACATCCCCGACGATTCGCCCGCGCTGATCATGTACACCTCCGGCACCACCGGGCGGCCCAAAGGTGCGGTGCTGACCCACAACAACCTGACCGGGCAGGCGATGACGCTGCTGTTCACCAACGGCGCCGACATCAACCACGACATCGGTTTCATCGGGGTGCCGTTCTTCCACATCGCCGGGGTCGGCAGCATCGTCTCCGGGCTGCTGCTGGGCCGGCCGACGGTGATCTACCCGCTGGGGGCGTTCGACCCGAACGAACTGCTCGACGTCCTGGAGGCGGAGAAGGTGACGGGGATCTTCCTCGTGCCCGCCCAGTGGCAGGCGGTGTGCGCGGCCCAGCAGGCCAAGCCGCGAGACCTGAAGTTGCGCTTCCTGTCCTGGGGCGCGGCGCCCGCGTCCGACACGCTGCTGCGGCAGATGTCGGAGACCTTCCCCGGGGCGCAGATCCTGGCCGCCTTCGGCCAGACCGAGATGTCGCCGGTCACCTGCATGCTGTTGGGCGACGACGCGCTGCGCAAACTCGGGTCGGTCGGCAAGGTCATCCCGACGGTGGAGGCGCGCATCGTCGACGAGGACATGAACGACGTGCCGATCGGTCAGGTCGGTGAGATCGTCTACCGCGCATCCACGCTGATGGCGGGCTACTGGAACAACCCGAAGGCCACCGCCGACGCGTTCGCCGGCGGCTGGTTTCACTCCGGTGACCTGGTGCGACAGGACGAAGAGGGCTACATCTGGGTCGTCGACCGCAAGAAGGACATGATCATCTCCGGCGGCGAGAACATCTACTGCGCCGAGGTCGAGAACGCCTTGGCGGCCCACCCCGACATCGTCGAAGTCGCCGTGATCGGGCGTGCCCACGAGAAGTGGGGGGAGGTTCCCGTTGCTGTGGCCGTGCTGCGGACTTCGCCAGGATCGTCCGTCGGGTCGCAACTCGCGTTGGCCGATCTTGAGCAGTTCCTCGCGGACCGCCTCGCGCGCTACAAGCACCCGAAGGTCCTCGAAATCGTCGACGCGCTGCCGCGCAACCCCGCGGGCAAGGTCCTCAAGACCGAATTGCGGGCCCGGTTCGCCGCCGTCGCTGGCGTTGACGCCGGCGAAAGCTCCACTGCAGCAACAGTTTCTGCCAGTGAACAGGGGAGCTGA
- a CDS encoding GntR family transcriptional regulator has product MNAPTGTRTSGTVVRREQLSDEVAARLRAEIMTGALRPETFIRLDETAARLGVSITPVREALRTLRGEGMVELEPHRGHRVIPLSRSDIEDIFWLQSTIAQELAATTTRRITDDQIEELARLNTQLAAAVDARDLERITQSEFDFHRTFNRAGGRIKLAWFLLHAARYLPPQLFAADEDWGALAVASHTEMIDALRARDTDRVVELTRGQFTDALARLTAWLEQVGLWR; this is encoded by the coding sequence ATGAACGCCCCCACCGGAACCCGCACCTCGGGGACAGTCGTGCGCAGGGAGCAGCTTTCCGACGAGGTCGCGGCGCGACTGCGCGCGGAGATCATGACCGGGGCACTGCGCCCCGAGACGTTCATCCGTCTCGACGAGACCGCGGCCCGCCTCGGGGTGAGCATCACCCCGGTCCGCGAGGCGTTGCGCACCCTGCGCGGCGAGGGCATGGTCGAATTGGAACCGCACCGCGGCCATCGGGTGATCCCGCTGTCGCGCAGCGACATCGAGGACATCTTCTGGTTGCAGTCCACGATCGCCCAGGAACTGGCCGCGACCACCACGCGGCGGATCACCGACGACCAGATCGAGGAGTTGGCGCGGCTGAACACGCAGTTGGCCGCCGCCGTCGACGCGCGCGACCTGGAGCGGATCACCCAGTCGGAGTTCGATTTCCACCGCACGTTCAACCGGGCCGGCGGGCGGATCAAACTGGCGTGGTTCCTCCTGCACGCCGCGCGGTACCTGCCGCCGCAGCTGTTCGCGGCCGACGAGGACTGGGGTGCGCTCGCGGTGGCCAGCCATACCGAGATGATCGACGCGTTGCGGGCCCGCGACACCGACCGCGTCGTGGAACTGACCAGAGGTCAGTTCACGGATGCGCTGGCCCGGCTGACCGCGTGGCTGGAGCAGGTCGGGCTCTGGCGCTGA
- a CDS encoding SRPBCC family protein codes for MPLVSKTVEVSAPAETIMAIVADFEKYPEWNEEIKGCWILARYDDGRPSQLRLDVVVQGQSGTFITAVYYPGENQIFTMLQQGDHFTKQEQRFAVVPMGPTSLLTVDLDVEVSMPVPAAMVKKVIGDTLDYLAGNLKARAEALG; via the coding sequence ATGCCTCTGGTGAGTAAGACCGTCGAGGTCTCCGCGCCCGCTGAGACGATCATGGCGATCGTCGCCGACTTCGAGAAGTACCCGGAGTGGAACGAGGAGATCAAAGGGTGCTGGATCCTGGCCCGCTATGACGACGGGCGGCCCAGCCAGCTCCGCCTGGACGTCGTCGTGCAGGGGCAGTCCGGCACGTTCATCACCGCGGTCTACTACCCGGGCGAGAACCAGATCTTCACGATGCTGCAGCAGGGCGATCACTTCACCAAGCAGGAGCAGCGGTTCGCGGTCGTTCCGATGGGCCCGACATCGCTGTTGACCGTCGACCTCGACGTCGAGGTCAGCATGCCGGTGCCCGCGGCGATGGTGAAGAAGGTCATCGGGGACACCCTCGACTACCTCGCAGGCAACCTGAAGGCCCGCGCCGAAGCGCTCGGGTAG